The following are encoded in a window of Candidatus Poribacteria bacterium genomic DNA:
- a CDS encoding DUF2283 domain-containing protein produces the protein MKVKYFHDTATALIEFSGRAVAETKEINENIYIDLDAKGNLVAITIEHADLQANLPDLFYEQIGEPESQSLLHEKT, from the coding sequence ATGAAAGTAAAATATTTTCATGACACTGCTACAGCACTTATTGAGTTTTCAGGGCGTGCCGTTGCTGAAACAAAAGAAATTAACGAGAATATTTACATAGATTTAGATGCTAAGGGGAACCTTGTTGCGATAACTATTGAACACGCTGACTTACAAGCGAATTTACCCGATTTGTTTTATGAGCAGATAGGTGAGCCAGAATCCCAATCACTTTTGCATGAAAAAACTTGA